In the Pseudolabrys taiwanensis genome, one interval contains:
- a CDS encoding LysR family transcriptional regulator: MLLDGIDMTQWRLLASLAETNNLSAAAARIGITQSAASHALAKLRKQVGDSLFVRSGGGVTPTPFGARLSKAAQKGLESLTEGLATEHGFDPVTATRRFNIYLNDVGQLAFLPQLISLLSREAPRASLKVHQVPTERARHALAAGEVDLAIGFFTNLTSGFHQSLLYRAQYVCVARAEHPLFQAGMSLAAFLNAEHAIADPSGMAHAVIEQALHKHAGQRFVQLNIPDFVVLPMLLADSDLVAIMPAGLANAFAKRLPLNVMPSPIPLPKYDLKIYWHERFHRDPANRWLRRAFVKLFRGNGAVWEGRRREHEPRS, from the coding sequence ATGTTGCTCGACGGCATCGATATGACACAGTGGCGGCTGCTTGCTTCGCTGGCGGAGACGAACAATCTGTCCGCTGCAGCGGCAAGGATCGGCATCACTCAATCGGCAGCGAGCCATGCCCTCGCTAAGCTGCGCAAGCAGGTCGGAGACTCGCTCTTCGTGCGCAGCGGCGGCGGTGTAACGCCGACACCCTTCGGCGCACGACTGAGCAAAGCGGCGCAGAAAGGGCTGGAGAGCCTAACGGAAGGCCTTGCAACAGAGCATGGTTTCGACCCTGTCACGGCGACGCGTCGCTTCAATATCTACCTGAACGACGTCGGACAGTTGGCCTTTCTGCCGCAGCTCATATCGCTACTGAGCCGCGAGGCTCCGCGCGCTTCACTGAAGGTTCATCAGGTCCCCACTGAGCGTGCGCGCCACGCGCTTGCTGCGGGCGAGGTGGATCTTGCGATTGGCTTCTTCACCAATCTCACCTCGGGCTTTCATCAAAGCCTGCTCTATAGAGCGCAGTACGTCTGCGTTGCGCGTGCGGAACATCCTTTGTTCCAAGCGGGCATGTCTTTGGCGGCGTTCTTGAATGCCGAGCATGCCATTGCCGATCCGAGCGGCATGGCGCATGCAGTGATTGAACAGGCCCTGCATAAGCACGCGGGACAGCGTTTCGTACAGCTCAACATCCCCGACTTCGTCGTGCTTCCGATGTTGCTCGCGGACTCCGATCTCGTCGCGATCATGCCGGCGGGCCTCGCCAATGCGTTCGCGAAGCGCTTGCCGCTCAACGTCATGCCGTCGCCGATACCGCTGCCGAAGTATGATCTTAAGATTTATTGGCACGAGCGATTTCATCGCGACCCGGCCAACAGGTGGCTGCGTCGAGCATTCGTGAAGCTTTTCCGGGGGAACGGGGCGGTGTGGGAGGGCCGGCGCCGGGAACATGAACCTCGGTCATGA
- a CDS encoding TRAP transporter substrate-binding protein, with the protein MIIETWCRLRAGMTAFALLATMVAGSTSELRADEVRLKLHTYVPLSVPPMQHLLKPWADHLSQASGGKLKIDIYPLMQLGGRQPQLVDQVKDGVVDMVWTLLGATPGRFPRTEVFELPFTHRSTLATNLALRDMLPKELADDFKDYKILLLHVHAGNAIHMKDAAVERFDQFKLKKIRSPGQISTEMLEAIGATPIATTLTDVSSMMSRGVIDGALLPFDVLPSIKLNSLVRYHVLMAGDQRPTTAVFMLAMNKKSYESLSPDLQKLIDDSTGIEMSKKAAEVMDRFDQLGMKASKDGGATFITLSAEETAKVRQASESVVAAWAKKLDAAGGNAQQVLSRAQELGAKYSPKAGQ; encoded by the coding sequence ATGATTATCGAGACTTGGTGTCGGCTGCGGGCCGGCATGACGGCGTTCGCGTTGCTGGCCACCATGGTCGCTGGCTCAACTTCCGAGCTGCGCGCCGACGAGGTTCGGCTGAAGCTGCACACTTACGTGCCGTTGAGCGTGCCGCCCATGCAGCATCTGCTCAAGCCCTGGGCCGATCATTTGTCGCAAGCCTCCGGCGGCAAGCTGAAGATCGATATATATCCCCTGATGCAGCTTGGTGGCCGGCAGCCGCAACTTGTCGATCAGGTCAAGGACGGCGTCGTCGATATGGTGTGGACGCTGCTCGGCGCGACGCCGGGTCGGTTCCCCCGCACCGAGGTGTTCGAGCTGCCGTTCACGCATCGCAGTACGCTGGCGACCAACCTGGCGTTGCGCGACATGTTGCCGAAAGAGCTCGCCGACGACTTCAAGGACTATAAAATTCTGCTGCTTCACGTTCACGCGGGCAACGCGATCCACATGAAGGACGCCGCCGTGGAGCGATTCGACCAGTTCAAGCTGAAAAAAATACGTTCGCCCGGTCAGATCTCGACCGAGATGCTTGAGGCGATTGGCGCCACGCCCATCGCGACAACATTGACGGACGTGTCGTCCATGATGTCGCGTGGCGTGATAGACGGTGCGTTGCTGCCGTTCGACGTCCTGCCGTCGATCAAGCTCAACAGTCTTGTCCGCTATCACGTCCTGATGGCCGGCGATCAGCGGCCAACGACCGCGGTCTTCATGCTGGCGATGAACAAGAAGAGTTACGAGTCGCTGTCGCCGGATCTGCAGAAACTGATCGATGATAGTACCGGCATCGAAATGTCGAAGAAGGCGGCCGAGGTGATGGATCGCTTCGACCAACTCGGAATGAAGGCCTCGAAGGACGGAGGTGCGACCTTCATCACGTTGTCGGCGGAAGAGACTGCGAAGGTTCGCCAAGCGTCGGAAAGCGTGGTTGCAGCCTGGGCCAAGAAGCTGGACGCCGCTGGCGGCAATGCTCAACAGGTGCTTTCACGGGCACAAGAGTTGGGTGCGAAGTATTCGCCGAAGGCTGGACAATGA
- a CDS encoding TRAP transporter small permease encodes MLNALCLYFALAGGVVLVGMILMDVASIVGRVLVARTVPGDFELIEIGTAVTALLFLPYCQIKRQNVAVDLLVKDHHTRLMPLCSAIGNVLLGAFAAVAAWRSVDGGLDLWHGGDITSTLKLPLWPVFSVVVLVFVLLAIVCAYNAVCDIAALRRRDPVSI; translated from the coding sequence GTGCTCAATGCGCTCTGCCTGTACTTTGCCTTGGCCGGTGGCGTTGTGCTTGTCGGCATGATCCTGATGGACGTCGCCAGCATCGTCGGACGCGTGCTGGTGGCGCGCACCGTGCCTGGGGACTTCGAGCTTATCGAGATCGGTACGGCGGTCACCGCGCTGCTTTTTCTCCCCTACTGCCAGATCAAGCGGCAGAACGTTGCGGTGGATCTTCTGGTTAAGGATCATCACACGCGATTGATGCCGCTCTGCAGCGCCATCGGCAATGTCCTGCTCGGGGCATTCGCCGCCGTGGCGGCGTGGCGTTCGGTCGATGGCGGTCTCGATTTGTGGCACGGCGGCGATATCACGAGCACGCTGAAGCTTCCCCTGTGGCCCGTGTTCAGCGTGGTGGTTCTCGTCTTCGTCCTTCTGGCGATCGTGTGCGCCTACAACGCAGTCTGCGACATCGCAGCGCTGCGCCGCCGTGACCCCGTTTCAATCTAA
- a CDS encoding TRAP transporter large permease, with the protein MTPVETGLIGIAILLVMLFLRIPIGVAMISVGLGGYAALNGVGNTLNYIKTATYWRFSTYDLSVIPMFLLMGEFAAGAGLSRSLFRAAAAMVGHRKGGIAISVIAACAAFGAICGSSLATAATMTRVSLPEFSRYKYSPALATGSLAAGGTLGILIPPSIALVIYAIIVEGNIVSMFAAALIPGLLAACGYVVATRVYVWLNPEAGPAGERIGGRERVLALIETWPIALIFFLVIGGIYLGWFTPTEAAAIGAFGTGAVAVWRGGMRWEGFIEAVLRTASATAMIFLIVLGAEFLNSFFALTRISMEAADWITTSSLSPFMVVAVIMVIYLILGCVMDSLSMILLTLPIFWPILSTMDFGMDPEHMKMWFGVLVLVVVEFGLITPPVGLNIAIIGSMAPHIATRDIYRGVVPFIVSDIVRIALLFFFPIISLALPLLLGAR; encoded by the coding sequence ATGACGCCCGTTGAGACCGGCCTGATCGGCATCGCCATTCTGCTCGTCATGCTCTTCCTGCGCATCCCGATCGGGGTGGCGATGATATCGGTCGGTCTTGGCGGATACGCCGCCCTCAACGGCGTCGGCAATACACTCAACTATATCAAGACCGCTACCTATTGGCGCTTTTCGACCTATGACCTCTCTGTCATCCCGATGTTTCTCCTGATGGGGGAGTTCGCGGCTGGCGCCGGCTTGAGCCGAAGCTTGTTCAGAGCCGCCGCCGCAATGGTCGGGCACCGCAAGGGCGGCATTGCGATTTCGGTGATCGCGGCATGTGCTGCCTTCGGCGCGATCTGCGGCTCGTCGCTCGCCACGGCGGCGACAATGACTCGCGTCTCCCTGCCCGAGTTCTCGCGATATAAATACAGCCCCGCTTTGGCCACCGGTTCTCTTGCGGCCGGCGGAACACTCGGCATCCTCATTCCGCCGTCGATCGCACTGGTGATCTACGCGATCATCGTCGAGGGCAACATTGTTTCGATGTTTGCCGCTGCCTTGATCCCAGGGCTATTGGCGGCTTGCGGTTATGTCGTCGCCACACGGGTCTATGTCTGGCTCAATCCGGAAGCCGGTCCGGCCGGTGAGCGCATCGGCGGGCGGGAGCGGGTGCTAGCTCTCATAGAAACGTGGCCGATCGCCTTGATCTTCTTTCTGGTTATCGGCGGCATCTATCTTGGCTGGTTCACGCCGACCGAAGCTGCGGCCATCGGCGCGTTCGGTACGGGTGCCGTCGCGGTATGGCGTGGCGGCATGCGTTGGGAAGGATTCATCGAAGCTGTTCTGCGCACGGCGTCGGCGACGGCCATGATCTTCCTCATCGTTCTCGGTGCGGAGTTCTTAAACTCCTTCTTCGCCCTGACACGGATATCGATGGAAGCGGCGGACTGGATCACCACAAGCTCGCTCTCTCCCTTCATGGTCGTTGCCGTGATCATGGTTATCTACCTGATCCTCGGCTGCGTCATGGATAGCCTGTCCATGATCTTGCTCACCTTGCCGATCTTCTGGCCGATATTGTCGACGATGGACTTCGGTATGGACCCGGAGCACATGAAGATGTGGTTCGGCGTGCTGGTGCTTGTGGTGGTCGAGTTCGGATTGATCACGCCGCCGGTCGGCTTGAACATAGCGATTATCGGCTCGATGGCTCCCCACATCGCCACGCGCGATATCTATCGCGGCGTCGTGCCGTTCATCGTGTCCGATATCGTTCGGATCGCATTGCTGTTCTTCTTCCCGATCATCTCGCTCGCGCTGCCGCTTCTGCTCGGCGCGCGCTAA